A part of Corynebacterium mustelae genomic DNA contains:
- a CDS encoding cytochrome c biogenesis CcdA family protein, with protein sequence MIDIGILGAFIGGILALLSPCSALLLPAFFAYAFSTATQLIARTTVFFLGLASVLVPIGVGAGIVGSFFTTYRDTLITAGGVVVIILGAIVFFGGGFRIGPTMAPAGTSRGSTFLLGALYGFSGFCTGPLLGAVLTTAVVGGGSITAAGGNSSENLIAASAYGALILAAYGLGMTVPLFGLALVWDKWNVSQWRPLRGSTQQFGPLRLHTTSMLSGGLMILVGALFLFFRGGTTLPSVISVDSHARIQEWVLVTFGPVSDVVVAIFIGLAIAGGLVAHILRNSSAGATDSFDSK encoded by the coding sequence GTGATCGACATCGGAATTTTGGGGGCGTTTATCGGCGGCATATTGGCGCTGCTAAGCCCCTGCTCGGCGTTATTATTGCCAGCGTTTTTCGCCTACGCGTTTTCTACTGCCACCCAACTTATTGCCCGCACCACAGTGTTTTTCCTTGGCCTAGCTTCTGTTCTAGTTCCCATTGGAGTTGGTGCCGGGATAGTAGGCAGTTTCTTCACCACGTATCGCGATACCCTGATCACCGCTGGCGGAGTTGTTGTTATCATCCTCGGTGCCATCGTGTTCTTCGGCGGCGGGTTTCGGATCGGCCCCACCATGGCACCGGCTGGCACTTCACGTGGTTCCACGTTTCTGCTCGGCGCGTTATATGGGTTCTCAGGTTTTTGCACCGGGCCGCTTCTAGGGGCGGTGCTTACCACCGCTGTGGTGGGTGGTGGTTCGATCACCGCTGCTGGTGGCAACAGTAGCGAAAACCTAATCGCCGCCTCCGCATACGGCGCACTGATCCTGGCGGCTTATGGTTTGGGTATGACCGTGCCGCTTTTCGGGTTGGCATTGGTCTGGGATAAGTGGAATGTTTCACAGTGGCGGCCGCTGCGCGGTTCGACCCAGCAATTCGGCCCGCTTAGATTGCACACCACGTCAATGCTTTCTGGTGGACTCATGATCCTGGTGGGTGCGTTATTTCTATTTTTCCGGGGCGGTACTACGCTGCCGTCGGTTATTAGCGTCGACAGTCACGCACGTATCCAAGAGTGGGTGCTCGTGACGTTCGGGCCGGTAAGCGACGTAGTGGTTGCTATCTTCATTGGGCTTGCCATTGCTGGGGGTTTGGTAGCGCATATTCTTCGTAACTCTTCTGCTGGCGCAACCGATAGTTTCGACAGCAAATAG
- a CDS encoding DsbA family protein yields the protein MKKNQFSSVSPAIWALFAVLIAVSGMIGYVVGHNSAEHPTAVAHGGTTATPSQVETTTAKPTGDPAPAGSAPIDPLSDPAKIDAKIFGSNGDVKSEADILNVHRRNAADPFAYGAIDAPVVISEFSDFECPFCARHANTAYKNIVEDYVKKGLVRIEWNDFPINGDHAIAAAKAGRAAAAQGKFYEFKTALFTASASVSGHPENTIEDFVNFAKQAGVPDLERFRAEATDDTYSETVTNAHDYAAAIGLTGTPGSLVGTQFVNGAQPYEVFKQIIDEELIKANAKN from the coding sequence ATGAAAAAGAACCAATTTTCATCCGTTTCGCCTGCAATCTGGGCACTATTTGCGGTTCTGATCGCCGTATCCGGCATGATCGGTTACGTGGTGGGGCACAATTCCGCTGAGCACCCCACCGCGGTGGCACACGGTGGCACCACTGCCACCCCTAGCCAAGTAGAGACCACCACGGCGAAACCCACCGGCGACCCAGCACCGGCTGGGTCTGCTCCCATTGATCCGTTAAGCGACCCAGCAAAGATCGACGCCAAAATTTTCGGTTCCAACGGTGATGTGAAATCGGAGGCTGATATCCTCAACGTGCATCGTCGTAACGCAGCCGATCCATTTGCCTATGGCGCCATAGACGCACCGGTTGTTATTTCCGAATTCTCCGATTTCGAATGCCCATTTTGTGCCCGGCATGCTAACACCGCATATAAAAATATCGTGGAAGATTACGTCAAAAAGGGCTTGGTGCGCATCGAGTGGAATGACTTCCCTATCAACGGCGACCACGCCATAGCCGCAGCTAAGGCGGGTCGCGCTGCGGCCGCCCAGGGTAAATTCTACGAATTCAAGACCGCACTATTTACCGCCTCGGCTTCTGTTTCCGGACACCCTGAAAACACCATTGAAGATTTCGTGAATTTTGCTAAGCAGGCAGGTGTTCCGGACTTGGAGCGGTTCCGCGCCGAAGCCACCGATGACACGTATTCCGAAACCGTCACCAATGCCCACGACTATGCCGCCGCGATTGGTTTAACTGGAACCCCTGGCTCATTGGTAGGCACCCAATTTGTTAACGGTGCGCAGCCCTATGAAGTATTCAAGCAAATCATTGACGAAGAACTCATTAAAGCCAACGCCAAAAACTAA
- a CDS encoding DUF2304 domain-containing protein, with product MTTTIVQLLLLITTLLLVLYFLTNRRKARAKAGVKLGFVVLVILAIWAVLRPDDVTVIANTIGVDRGTDLMLYVLIMAFGFTTLSTWIRFREQELRYARLARAIALQNAITPEDEF from the coding sequence ATGACAACAACCATCGTGCAATTATTACTGCTGATTACCACCCTGCTCTTGGTGCTGTACTTCCTTACCAATCGTCGAAAAGCACGCGCCAAGGCTGGGGTGAAGCTCGGCTTCGTCGTACTGGTGATCCTGGCAATCTGGGCGGTACTACGCCCGGATGACGTTACCGTCATAGCCAATACCATCGGGGTGGATCGGGGCACCGACCTGATGTTATATGTGCTCATCATGGCATTTGGTTTTACAACTTTGTCTACTTGGATTCGGTTCCGGGAACAGGAATTGCGCTACGCGCGGCTCGCGCGCGCCATCGCATTGCAAAATGCCATTACGCCTGAAGATGAATTCTGA
- a CDS encoding glycosyltransferase family 2 protein, protein MNNRPLASPESAAAATPAVDATAASTSAADAFNDTWLIIPCFNEGQVIEGVINNARATFPNIVAVNDGSSDDSAARIHAGGAHLVNHPVNLGQGAAIQTGVEYARAQPGAKYFVTFDADGQHQVKDVVRMLHRLRNEPLDIIVGTRFGRPRSANDQVPLLKRIVLKTVVMLSVTTRKLGLTDAHNGLRVFNKKVADEMNIRMNGMSHASEIVSHILDRGWRVAEEPVDILYTEYSMSKGQSLINGVNILADGLLARRI, encoded by the coding sequence ATGAATAACCGCCCCCTTGCATCACCGGAGTCCGCAGCTGCTGCAACTCCGGCTGTTGACGCTACTGCCGCATCTACCAGTGCTGCAGATGCTTTTAACGACACTTGGCTTATCATCCCGTGCTTTAACGAAGGTCAAGTTATCGAAGGCGTTATCAACAACGCCCGCGCCACTTTTCCCAATATCGTCGCCGTCAACGACGGTTCCAGCGATGATTCCGCAGCCCGCATCCACGCCGGTGGCGCGCATTTAGTCAATCATCCGGTGAATCTCGGCCAGGGTGCTGCAATTCAAACCGGGGTGGAATACGCCCGGGCGCAACCCGGTGCGAAGTACTTCGTCACCTTCGACGCCGATGGGCAGCACCAAGTCAAAGATGTGGTGCGGATGCTTCACCGGCTGCGAAACGAACCCCTGGACATCATCGTCGGCACCCGGTTCGGCAGGCCACGTTCTGCCAATGACCAAGTGCCGCTGCTCAAACGGATTGTTCTCAAAACCGTGGTCATGCTATCGGTTACCACCCGCAAACTGGGGCTCACCGATGCCCATAATGGCCTGCGGGTGTTTAACAAAAAGGTGGCCGATGAGATGAATATTCGGATGAACGGGATGTCGCATGCCTCGGAAATCGTATCCCACATTCTCGACCGGGGTTGGCGGGTTGCGGAAGAGCCTGTGGATATTTTGTACACGGAGTATTCCATGAGCAAAGGTCAATCCCTCATCAATGGCGTTAATATCTTGGCCGATGGCCTGTTGGCGAGGAGAATCTAA
- a CDS encoding glycosyltransferase — protein sequence MPTVTALMSVYKKTNPEQLQAALQSLVEQTRPADAIVIVEDGPLSTALYQVLDDHVAQHTSSRRIALATNQGLGSALRAGLSSIDTEFVARLDSDDIAAPHRFATQLQLFSSRPELDVIGSAVAEFTHTPGDTDAVRSLPETHAAIARYMKINNPINHPSVMMRVGAVKDAGGYRDIHFMEDYDLFARMLAAGHQFHNIAEPLTYFRVSDDQFARRTARGMWRVEKTMQHNLVRYGLISKPRAVANFLIRSLYRLLPFSLLKRAYSVLFNK from the coding sequence ATGCCCACTGTAACCGCCCTGATGAGCGTCTATAAGAAAACCAACCCGGAACAACTTCAAGCCGCATTACAATCCCTGGTTGAGCAAACCCGGCCCGCCGATGCCATCGTCATCGTTGAAGACGGGCCGCTTTCCACCGCGCTCTACCAGGTGTTAGACGACCACGTTGCACAGCACACGTCCAGTCGTCGTATAGCGCTGGCCACCAACCAAGGACTTGGATCAGCGCTGCGCGCCGGGCTAAGCAGCATCGACACGGAATTCGTCGCCCGGTTAGATTCCGACGACATTGCCGCGCCGCATCGCTTTGCCACCCAATTACAGCTTTTCTCTTCCCGCCCGGAACTTGACGTGATCGGCAGCGCCGTGGCGGAATTTACCCACACCCCCGGCGATACCGATGCGGTGCGGTCGTTGCCGGAGACCCACGCCGCAATCGCCCGCTACATGAAGATTAATAACCCCATTAATCACCCCAGCGTGATGATGCGAGTCGGTGCAGTAAAAGACGCAGGTGGATACCGCGATATTCACTTCATGGAGGACTACGATTTGTTCGCCCGAATGCTTGCTGCTGGCCACCAATTTCATAACATTGCCGAGCCGCTTACCTACTTTCGGGTGAGCGATGATCAGTTTGCCCGCCGCACCGCGCGTGGCATGTGGCGAGTGGAGAAAACCATGCAACATAACCTGGTGCGTTATGGATTAATTTCCAAACCCCGGGCGGTAGCAAATTTCCTTATCCGCAGTTTATATCGATTATTGCCATTCTCCTTGCTTAAACGGGCATATTCTGTACTGTTTAACAAGTAA
- the rfbA gene encoding glucose-1-phosphate thymidylyltransferase RfbA — MKGIILAGGSGTRLYPITMGISKQLMPIYDKPMIFYPLSTLIQAGINDILIITTEEDNANFRRLLGDGSQFGIQLQYAVQPKPEGLAQAFIIGADFIGTDSVALALGDNIFHGSQFTTTLSTIDDVSGGKVFAYQVSDPSRYGVVDFDAAGNALSIEEKPQHPTSNYAVVGLYFYDNTVVDIAHSIQPSARGELEITAVNEAYLNLGTLKVHKLGRGDVWLDTGTFDSMSEAAAYVEVLQKRTGQVIGSPEVAAFHQGWLDRDHLTRLATGPYAKSGYGNLLLNVL, encoded by the coding sequence ATGAAGGGCATCATTCTAGCCGGGGGTTCTGGCACCCGGCTGTACCCCATCACGATGGGCATATCCAAACAACTCATGCCAATCTACGACAAACCGATGATCTTCTACCCGCTGTCCACCCTCATCCAGGCGGGTATTAACGACATCCTCATCATCACCACGGAAGAAGACAACGCCAATTTCCGCAGGCTCCTTGGCGACGGCTCCCAATTCGGCATCCAATTACAGTACGCAGTCCAACCCAAACCCGAGGGGCTTGCCCAAGCATTCATTATCGGTGCGGACTTCATTGGCACAGACTCAGTGGCCTTGGCTCTAGGCGACAATATTTTCCACGGCTCCCAATTCACCACCACCCTATCCACCATCGACGACGTGAGCGGTGGAAAAGTATTCGCCTACCAGGTAAGCGACCCCAGCCGCTACGGGGTAGTCGACTTCGATGCGGCAGGAAACGCCCTATCAATCGAAGAAAAACCCCAGCACCCCACCTCCAACTACGCGGTAGTCGGTTTGTATTTCTACGACAACACCGTCGTCGATATCGCCCATAGCATCCAACCCTCCGCACGCGGCGAATTGGAAATAACCGCTGTCAACGAGGCCTACCTCAACCTCGGTACCCTCAAGGTGCACAAACTCGGCCGGGGTGATGTGTGGCTTGATACCGGCACCTTTGATTCCATGAGCGAAGCGGCAGCATACGTCGAAGTCTTACAAAAACGAACCGGGCAAGTCATCGGCTCCCCGGAAGTCGCCGCCTTCCACCAAGGATGGCTCGACCGCGATCACTTGACCAGGTTAGCCACCGGGCCGTATGCAAAATCCGGCTACGGAAACCTCCTACTCAACGTACTGTAG